In Prunus dulcis chromosome 2, ALMONDv2, whole genome shotgun sequence, a single genomic region encodes these proteins:
- the LOC117617421 gene encoding 3-hydroxyisobutyryl-CoA hydrolase 1-like, whose product MTSVQLDDQVLVQETLFVRTLTLNRPRQLNALSLEMISRLSELFQAYVDDTNAKLIILKGRGRAFCAGGDLAAMHRHFLEGNLKYGENFVQKILNLTYLIATHSKPQVSIMNGIAMGAGVCISVHGKFRVATENSIFAMPENALGLFPDVGHFLSRLPGFFGEYLGLTGTMLDGAEMLACGLATHFVPSAKLSLLEKALISRAAPATSSCDLAFISAIIDEYSLQQPVLKEKSALRKMDVIDKCFSRPTVEDILSALEKEVTTADANRAGDEWLASTIRSLKKASPMSLKICLRSIREGRVQAMDECLVRQYRIACHVMRGQISKDFREGCRAILWDKDKKPKWKPSSLDLITEHMVDHYFSRLDGDEELKLPQRCNLKVFANAKL is encoded by the exons ATGACTTCTGTCCAACTTGATGACCAGGTTCTGGTACAAGAGACTTTGTTCGTGAGGACATTGACTCTGAATAGGCCTCGCCAGCTGAACGCCCTTTCCCTTGAAATGATCTCTCGTCTGTCAGAACTTTTCCAGGCCTATGTGGACGACACCAATGCCAAGTTGATCATTCTCAAGGGTAGAGGAAGAGCATTTTGTGCTGGCGGCGATCTAGCCGCCATGCATCGTCACTTTCTTGAAGGAAATCTGAAATatggtgaaaattttgttcaGAAGATCCTCAACTTAACCTATTTGATAGCAACACACAGTAAACCCCAG GTTTCAATTATGAATGGGATTGCAATGGGAGCTGGGGTTTGTATTTCAGTACACGGAAAATTCCGTGTAGCAACAGAGAATTCCATCTTTGCAATGCCAGAAAATGCTCTGGGATTGTTTCCTGATGTGGGTCATTTCTTGTCAAGACTTCCTGGATTTTTTGGAGAGTATTTGGGTCTTACAGGTACAATGTTGGATGGTGCTGAAATGCTGGCTTGTGGTCTGGCAACTCACTTTGTTCCCTCAGCCAAATTGTCTCTGTTGGAAAAAGCACTAATTTCCAGAGCAGCTCCAGCTACATCAAGCTGTGATCTTGCTTTTATTTCAGCAATTATAGACGAATACTCCTTGCAGCAACCGGTTCTGAAAGAGAAAAGTGCTTTACGCAAAATGGATGTCATTGACAAGTGCTTTTCCAGACCAACAGTTGAAGATATCTTAAGTGCCCTTGAGAAGGAGGTTACTACAGCAGATGCAAATAGGGCAGGTGATGAATGGCTAGCTTCAACGATTCGATCGCTGAAGAAGGCGTCGCCGATGAGCTTGAAGATTTGTTTGAGATCCATTAGAGAAGGAAGGGTGCAGGCAATGGATGAATGTCTTGTCCGCCAGTACAGAATAGCTTGTCATGTTATGAGAGGGCAAATAAGCAAGGACTTCAGAGAAGGTTGCAGAGCTATCTTGTGGGACAAGGACAAGAAACCAAAGTGGAAGCCTTCTAGTTTGGATCTCATCACTGAGCATATGGTTGACCACTACTTCTCAAGGTTGGATGGTGATGAAGAATTAAAGCTCCCTCAAAGATGCAACTTGAAAGTATTTGCCAATGCCAAGCTTTGA
- the LOC117617418 gene encoding E3 ubiquitin-protein ligase RFWD3-like isoform X2, which translates to MSISEPSDSVVAMLIDGEEEQEEQQQTDGRTPMPERQEILPSSQSSNKRDEGEEGTRKRVFSVSNSEGFFCPICMESWSSQGDHQVSCLPCGHVYGMSCISKWIQQCGGTSAKCPQCNTKYKLKDIIKLYASPVVVLDESLQKKVKSLDAEVVSLKTERASLLDIQDDLFSVQQNLIKELSNLREKPCCGDDAPLGETGMEPFSFTSAKGNQGQGAQWDHYFAHNFGRQGILHWKFQLQGQAWSCSWDLNSPHHIYAGLQNGMLLMFDMRHSQTPLHSFVGPTPRPIHTIHSLRQNRAFSHRTQKLLTASSSGPCVWNIGSPSERPFLVPGSEDQGACVSVAYSPSTDDIVASYRPKTETSSETGGSQVLIKRVAGCFYHKIGSVPVHLSDFHLTKSAMVDIPNCYPLFAYGDEVTRGLKLRELPSLKMSQNCEPHQHPILDVKYARSQGKGLLGCLSEDKLQLFSGEV; encoded by the exons ATGTCTATTTCTGAGCCTTCAGATAGTGTCGTGGCAATGCTCATCGAtggtgaagaagaacaagaagaacaacagCAAACCGATGGTCGAACTCCAATGCCTGAGCGCCAAGAAATCCTGCCTTCTTCTCAGTCTTCGAATAAGAGGGACGAAGGGGAAGAAGGTACAAGGAAGAGGGTTTTCAGTGTGAGCAATTCGGAGGGGTTCTTTTGTCCTATTTGTATGGAGTCGTGGTCGTCCCAAGGCGATCATCAAGTCAG CTGTCTTCCTTGTGGTCATGTATATGGCATGTCTTGCATTAGTAAATGGATTCAGCAGTGTGGTGGAACGTCTGCAAAG tGTCCACAATGCAATACAAAGTACAAGTTGAAGGACATAATAAAGCTTTATGCATCACCAGTAGTTGTGCTTGATGAAAGTCTACAAAAG AAAGTTAAATCACTTGATGCTGAAGTCGTCTCTCTCAAGACTGAA AGAGCTTCTTTACTTGATATACAAGATGATTTGTTCAGTGTACAACAAAATTTAATCAAGGAATTATCCAACCTCAGGGAG AAGCCTTGCTGTGGAGATGATGCACCTTTAGGAGAGACAGGGATGGAGCCCTTTAGTTTTACGTCTGCTAAGGGTAATCAGGGACAGGGAGCACAATGGG ATCACTACTTTGCCCATAATTTTGGCAGGCAGGGAATTCTTCActggaaatttcaattacag GGCCAAGCATGGTCGTGCTCATGGGATCTCAACAGTCCACATCATATATATGCTGGTTTACAG AATGGTATGCTTTTAATGTTTGATATGCGTCATAGCCAGACTCCTCTGCACTCTTTCGTTGGGCCGACCCCCCGGCCAATTCATACTATACACTCCCTTCGGCAAAACCGTGCTTTCAGTCACAGAACTCAGAAATTGCTTACTGCTTCTTCCAGTGGCCCTTGCGTGTGGAACATTGGTAGTCCTAGTGAAAG GCCCTTTCTGGTCCCTGGATCAGAGGATCAAGGTGCTTGTGTATCAGTAGCTTACAGTCCCTCAACTGATGACATTGTTGCTTCATATCGTCCTAAAACCGAGACATCCAGTGAGACTGGGGGTTCTCAAGTTCTTATCAAGAGGGTAGCTGGTTGCTTTTATCATAAGATTGGATCTGTGCCAGTTCATTTAAGTGACTTTCATCTGACAAAGTCTGCCATGGTAGACATACCGAACTGCTACCCATTGTTTGCGTATGGTGACGAAGTGACCCGTGGACTGAAGCTGCGGGAATTGCCAAGTCTAAAAATGAGCCAGAATTGTGAACCTCATCAACATCCTATCCTTGATGTGAAGTATGCACGTTCTCAGGGAAAAGGTTTACTTGGTTGCCTGAGTGAAGACAAGTTGCAACTTTTCTCAGGAGAGGTCTGA
- the LOC117617418 gene encoding E3 ubiquitin-protein ligase RFWD3-like isoform X1 — protein MSISEPSDSVVAMLIDGEEEQEEQQQTDGRTPMPERQEILPSSQSSNKRDEGEEGTRKRVFSVSNSEGFFCPICMESWSSQGDHQVSCLPCGHVYGMSCISKWIQQCGGTSAKCPQCNTKYKLKDIIKLYASPVVVLDESLQKKVKSLDAEVVSLKTERASLLDIQDDLFSVQQNLIKELSNLREKPCCGDDAPLGETGMEPFSFTSAKGNQGQGAQWDHYFAHNFGRQGILHWKFQLQHELAVDGARLFDMDASYQILVLARRISGMGGTHMLKKVNLINPLENEDIQLPPGTKAIKDLCVSPCGRLTLLASLGKKLSILSMGSNNFSMNYDLPGQAWSCSWDLNSPHHIYAGLQNGMLLMFDMRHSQTPLHSFVGPTPRPIHTIHSLRQNRAFSHRTQKLLTASSSGPCVWNIGSPSERPFLVPGSEDQGACVSVAYSPSTDDIVASYRPKTETSSETGGSQVLIKRVAGCFYHKIGSVPVHLSDFHLTKSAMVDIPNCYPLFAYGDEVTRGLKLRELPSLKMSQNCEPHQHPILDVKYARSQGKGLLGCLSEDKLQLFSGEV, from the exons ATGTCTATTTCTGAGCCTTCAGATAGTGTCGTGGCAATGCTCATCGAtggtgaagaagaacaagaagaacaacagCAAACCGATGGTCGAACTCCAATGCCTGAGCGCCAAGAAATCCTGCCTTCTTCTCAGTCTTCGAATAAGAGGGACGAAGGGGAAGAAGGTACAAGGAAGAGGGTTTTCAGTGTGAGCAATTCGGAGGGGTTCTTTTGTCCTATTTGTATGGAGTCGTGGTCGTCCCAAGGCGATCATCAAGTCAG CTGTCTTCCTTGTGGTCATGTATATGGCATGTCTTGCATTAGTAAATGGATTCAGCAGTGTGGTGGAACGTCTGCAAAG tGTCCACAATGCAATACAAAGTACAAGTTGAAGGACATAATAAAGCTTTATGCATCACCAGTAGTTGTGCTTGATGAAAGTCTACAAAAG AAAGTTAAATCACTTGATGCTGAAGTCGTCTCTCTCAAGACTGAA AGAGCTTCTTTACTTGATATACAAGATGATTTGTTCAGTGTACAACAAAATTTAATCAAGGAATTATCCAACCTCAGGGAG AAGCCTTGCTGTGGAGATGATGCACCTTTAGGAGAGACAGGGATGGAGCCCTTTAGTTTTACGTCTGCTAAGGGTAATCAGGGACAGGGAGCACAATGGG ATCACTACTTTGCCCATAATTTTGGCAGGCAGGGAATTCTTCActggaaatttcaattacag CATGAGTTGGCAGTAGATGGTGCAAGGCTTTTTGATATGGATGCTTCTTATCAAATTTTGGTCCTTGCTCGAAGGATATCGGGAATGGGTGGCACACACATGCTGAAGAAA GTCAACTTGATCAATCCTTTAGAAAATGAAGATATACAGCTTCCTCCAGGTACAAAAGCCATTAAGGACCTATGTGTATCCCCATGTGGTAGACTCACCCTTTTAGCTTCATTGGGAAAGAAATTATCAATTCTTAG cATGGGAAGCAACAATTTTTCCATGAATTATGACTTACCG GGCCAAGCATGGTCGTGCTCATGGGATCTCAACAGTCCACATCATATATATGCTGGTTTACAG AATGGTATGCTTTTAATGTTTGATATGCGTCATAGCCAGACTCCTCTGCACTCTTTCGTTGGGCCGACCCCCCGGCCAATTCATACTATACACTCCCTTCGGCAAAACCGTGCTTTCAGTCACAGAACTCAGAAATTGCTTACTGCTTCTTCCAGTGGCCCTTGCGTGTGGAACATTGGTAGTCCTAGTGAAAG GCCCTTTCTGGTCCCTGGATCAGAGGATCAAGGTGCTTGTGTATCAGTAGCTTACAGTCCCTCAACTGATGACATTGTTGCTTCATATCGTCCTAAAACCGAGACATCCAGTGAGACTGGGGGTTCTCAAGTTCTTATCAAGAGGGTAGCTGGTTGCTTTTATCATAAGATTGGATCTGTGCCAGTTCATTTAAGTGACTTTCATCTGACAAAGTCTGCCATGGTAGACATACCGAACTGCTACCCATTGTTTGCGTATGGTGACGAAGTGACCCGTGGACTGAAGCTGCGGGAATTGCCAAGTCTAAAAATGAGCCAGAATTGTGAACCTCATCAACATCCTATCCTTGATGTGAAGTATGCACGTTCTCAGGGAAAAGGTTTACTTGGTTGCCTGAGTGAAGACAAGTTGCAACTTTTCTCAGGAGAGGTCTGA
- the LOC117618583 gene encoding uncharacterized protein LOC117618583, producing MEVNTGNSCYNEKQYLVHSKSTNEEKRPAEKESSTPVFVNYAAIAWHESRKKWVGDQRMQRMAKDPIISWSTAYEDLLSTHDSFPEPIPLTEMVDFLVDIWHDEGLFD from the exons ATGGAGGTGAATACTGGAAATTCCTGTTACAATGAAAAGCAATATTTAGTTCATTCCAAATCTACCAATGAAGAAAAAAGGCCTGCAGAAAAAGAATCGAGCACTCCtgtatttgttaattatg CTGCAATTGCTTGGCATGAGAGTAGAAAAAAGTGGGTTGGTGATCAGCGGATGCAAAGAATGGCAAAGGATCCAATCATAAG CTGGTCAACAGCATATGAAGATCTGCTTTCGACGCATGACTCTTTTCCTGAGCCAATCCCCTTAACt GAAATGGTAGACTTTTTAGTTGATATATGGCATGATGAAGGCCTCTTCGATTAG
- the LOC117618582 gene encoding vacuolar protein sorting-associated protein 24 homolog 1-like: MHTLGLDLKSQAREHYCCSVFFIFLRIRKRENEGNKINELKKMNKVKSLLKPKPNPSEQLRDWQRRLRQECRNLERQIRDIQKEEKAVHKSIREAAKRNDMGTAKALAKEILMSRKAVNRLHENKAQLNSISMHLGESVALARTVGHLSKSAEVMKLVNNLMKAPEMAATMQEFTKEITKAGVIEEFVNDAVDSALDSEDIEEETEEEVEKVLSEIAGETAAQLPEAVRKERTKVAAQGASASQDEEAIAEGADDEEELEELRARLAQVRS, from the exons ATGCACACGCTTGGATTGGATCTTAAATCACAAGCGAGAGAGCATTATTGCTGTTCAGTATTCTTCATTTTCCTGAGAattagaaagagagaaaacgAAGGGAACAAAATTAACGAActaaaaaagatgaacaaaGTCAAGAGCTTGTTAAAACCGAAACCCAACCCATCAGAGCAGCTGAGAGATTGGCAGAGACGACTTCGCCAAGAGTGCCGCAACCTCGAGCGCCAAATCAGAG ATATtcagaaagaagagaaggctGTTCATAAATCCATTAGAGAGGCTGCCAAGAGAAATGACATGGGCACAGCCAAG GCACTTGCAAAGGAAATTTTGATGTCGAGGAAAGCTGTAAATCGCCTTCATGAAAATAAGGCCCAACTGAATTCAATATCAATGCACCTCGGAGAAAGTGTTG CACTTGCCCGTACTGTTGGTCATCTGTCAAAGAGTGCAGAGGTCATGAAACTTGTCAATAACCTCATGAAAGCTCCGGAAATGGCTGCCACAATGCAAGAATTTACCAAAGAAATAACCAAG GCTGGGGTGATTGAAGAATTTGTAAATGATGCTGTTGATTCGGCATTAGATTCGGAAGATATAGAAGAGGAAACCGAAGAAGAAGTTGAAAAGGTCCTGAGTGAAATAGCTGGTGAGACAGCTGCACAGCTTCCAGAAGCGGTCAGAAAGGAGAGGACAAAGGTAGCTGCCCAGGGAGCTAGTGCTTCACAAGAC GAAGAAGCTATAGCAGAGGGTGCCGATGATGAGGAAGAGTTAGAAGAATTGAGGGCACGGCTTGCTCAAGTGAGATCGTAA